From one Musa acuminata AAA Group cultivar baxijiao chromosome BXJ2-6, Cavendish_Baxijiao_AAA, whole genome shotgun sequence genomic stretch:
- the LOC135613605 gene encoding NADPH-dependent aldehyde reductase-like protein, chloroplastic, with protein MAAACTAAAENRMQPLKGRVAIVTGGAGGIGSAVCAHLASLGASVVIGYVGDPSPAEKMAETINTTYGAPRAIAVSADVSSSAQVKSLFDAAEATFGLNLHILLTTAAVIDAEYPPIADTSEESFDWMFGVNAKGTFLCCREAANRLVRDGGGRIITFTSSGVGSLRPGYGAYAATKGAIEVMTRVLAKELRGTRITANGVAPGPTATPMFYAGKSEEHVKACVAEIPLGRLGQPEDVAPLVGYLAGDDGEWVNGQIIRANGGNV; from the exons ATGGCAGCTGCATGCACCGCTGCGGCAGAGAACCGCATGCAGCCGCTGAAAGGCCGCGTGGCCATCGTGACAGGCGGCGCAGGTGGAATCGGCTCGGCTGTCTGCGCCCACCTTGCCTCCCTCGGCGCAAGCGTCGTCATCGGCTACGTCGGTGACCCGAGCCCGGCGGAGAAGATGGCGGAGACGATCAACACGACCTACGGGGCGCCGCGGGCCATCGCGGTCTCCGCCGACGTGTCCAGCTCCGCCCAAGTCAAGTCCCTGTTCGACGCAGCTGAAGCTACCTTCGGCCTCAACCTCCACATCCTCCTCACCACGGCCGCCGTCATCGACGCCGAGTACCCGCCGATAGCCGACACCAGCGAGGAAAGCTTCGACTGGATGTTCGGCGTGAACGCCAAGGGCACGTTCCTGTGCTGCCGGGAG GCGGCGAATCGCCTGGTCCGGGACGGGGGCGGGCGGATCATCACCTTCACGTCGTCGGGAGTGGGGTCGCTGCGGCCGGGCTACGGGGCGTACGCGGCGACCAAGGGGGCGATCGAGGTGATGACGAGGGTGCTGGCGAAGGAGCTGAGGGGGACGCGCATCACGGCTAACGGGGTGGCCCCGGGGCCGACGGCGACGCCCATGTTCTACGCGGGGAAGTCGGAGGAGCACGTGAAGGCGTGCGTGGCGGAGATACCGCTGGGCCGGCTGGGGCAGCCGGAGGACGTGGCACCGCTGGTGGGCTACTTGGCTGGCGACGACGGAGAATGGGTGAATGGGCAGATCATTCGTGCCAACGGTGGCAATGTTTGA
- the LOC135615353 gene encoding NADPH-dependent aldehyde reductase-like protein, chloroplastic — translation MAAAGTAAMEHRLQPLKGRVAIVTGGAGGIGSAVSAHLASLGASVVIGYVGDPSPAEKLAEAINTTYGAGDGHSGGPRAIAVSADVSSSAQVKSLFDAAEATFGADLHILVTAAAVNDARYPSIVDTTEEIFDQMFGVNAKGTFLCCREAANRLVRGGGGRIITFSSSGVGGLRPGFGTYAATKAAVEVMTRVLAKELKGTRITANGVAPGATATPMFYAGQSEEAVSACTAEIPLGRLGQPEDVAPLVGFLASDDGEWVNGQIIRINGGNI, via the coding sequence ATGGCGGCTGCCGGCACCGCAGCGATGGAACACCGCCTGCAGCCGTTGAAAGGCCGCGTGGCGATCGTGACAGGCGGCGCAGGTGGCATCGGCTCGGCGGTCTCGGCCCACCTCGCCTCCCTTGGCGCAAGCGTCGTCATCGGCTACGTCGGCGACCCGAGCCCGGCGGAGAAGTTGGCGGAGGCGATCAACACGACTTACGGGGCTGGCGATGGCCACTCCGGCGGCCCCCGGGCCATAGCGGTCTCCGCCGATGTTTCCAGCTCCGCCCAAGTCAAGTCCCTGTTCGACGCAGCAGAAGCTACCTTCGGCGCCGACCTGCACATACTCGTAACCGCTGCCGCCGTCAACGACGCCCGATACCCATCGATAGTCGACACCACCGAGGAAATCTTCGACCAGATGTTCGGCGTGAACGCCAAAGGCACGTTTCTCTGCTGCCGGGAGGCGGCGAACCGCCTGGTCCGGGGCGGCGGCGGGCGGATCATCACCTTCTCGTCGTCGGGGGTGGGGGGGCTCAGGCCGGGATTCGGGACGTACGCAGCGACGAAGGCTGCAGTCGAGGTGATGACGAGGGTGCTAGCGAAGGAGCTGAAGGGTACGCGCATCACGGCTAACGGGGTGGCCCCGGGTGCGACGGCGACGCCCATGTTCTACGCCGGGCAATCGGAGGAGGCCGTGTCAGCGTGCACGGCGGAGATACCGCTGGGCCGGCTGGGACAGCCGGAGGACGTGGCGCCGCTGGTGGGCTTCTTGGCCAGCGATGACGGAGAGTGGGTGAATGGGCAGATCATTCGTATCAATGGTGGCAATATCTGA
- the LOC103988861 gene encoding TATA-box-binding protein isoform X2, with protein MADQGLEGSQPVDLSKHPSGIVPTLQNIVSTVNLDCKLDLKAIALQARNAEYNPKRFAAVIMRIREPKTTALIFASGKMVCTGAKSEHQSKLAARKYARIIQKLGFPAKFKYEPELFPGLIYRMKQPKIVLLIFVSGKIVITGAKVRDETYTAFENIYPVLTEFRKSQQ; from the exons ATGGCTGATCAGGGCCTGGAAGGGAGCCAACCGGTCGATCTCTCCAAGCACCCTTCTGGCATTGTTCCCACGCTTCA GAATATTGTTTCAACTGTTAATTTGGACTGCAAGTTGGATCTTAAAGCAATTGCTCTACAAGCTCGTAATGCTGAGTACAACCCCAAG CGTTTTGCCGCGGTTATTATGAGAATAAGAGAGCCAAAAACTACTGCATTAATATTTGCATCAGGAAAAATG GTCTGTACTGGAGCGAAGAGTGAGCACCAATCCAAACTTGCAGCAAGGAAG TACGCCCGAATAATTCAAAAGCTTGGCTTTCCTGCTAAATTTAAG TATGAACCAGAGCTCTTCCCTGGTCTGATCTACCGGATGAAGCAGCCAAAGATTGTGCTCCTCATATTCGTCTCAGGAAAAATTGTTATTACTGGAGCTAAG GTGAGAGATGAGACATATACAGCATTTGAGAACATATATCCAGTTCTAACGGAGTTCAGGAAAAGCCAGCAATGA
- the LOC103988861 gene encoding TATA-box-binding protein isoform X1, with product MADQGLEGSQPVDLSKHPSGIVPTLQNIVSTVNLDCKLDLKAIALQARNAEYNPKRFAAVIMRIREPKTTALIFASGKMVCTGAKSEHQSKLAARKYARIIQKLGFPAKFKDFKIQNIVGSCDVKFPIRLEGLAYSHGAFCSYEPELFPGLIYRMKQPKIVLLIFVSGKIVITGAKVRDETYTAFENIYPVLTEFRKSQQ from the exons ATGGCTGATCAGGGCCTGGAAGGGAGCCAACCGGTCGATCTCTCCAAGCACCCTTCTGGCATTGTTCCCACGCTTCA GAATATTGTTTCAACTGTTAATTTGGACTGCAAGTTGGATCTTAAAGCAATTGCTCTACAAGCTCGTAATGCTGAGTACAACCCCAAG CGTTTTGCCGCGGTTATTATGAGAATAAGAGAGCCAAAAACTACTGCATTAATATTTGCATCAGGAAAAATG GTCTGTACTGGAGCGAAGAGTGAGCACCAATCCAAACTTGCAGCAAGGAAG TACGCCCGAATAATTCAAAAGCTTGGCTTTCCTGCTAAATTTAAG GATTTCAAGATTCAGAATATTGTCGGTTCATGTGATGTCAAATTTCCAATAAGACTTGAGGGCCTTGCATATTCTCACGGTGCCTTTTGCAGT TATGAACCAGAGCTCTTCCCTGGTCTGATCTACCGGATGAAGCAGCCAAAGATTGTGCTCCTCATATTCGTCTCAGGAAAAATTGTTATTACTGGAGCTAAG GTGAGAGATGAGACATATACAGCATTTGAGAACATATATCCAGTTCTAACGGAGTTCAGGAAAAGCCAGCAATGA
- the LOC135615356 gene encoding cation/calcium exchanger 1-like: protein MAISFPVLSTKKVILIFLNISFLAVGLFYVSIHLDTSHAILQRSTKLHLRDSSKGCHDICKAKSVLLNSEARFSQGYINYLHIFYCVYGKYPFLGYALLILWLLVLFYLLADTSANYFCTNLEGLSTLLKLPPTIAGATLLSLGNGAPDAFSSIVSFMGAGSGVVGLNSVLGGSFFVSCVVVGIISTCVSSHEYPIDKSSFVRDLLFFLFVLSVLLVILVIGKINLWGAIAFTSLYLVYVLLVAVGHFCRKEEQEQEQDLSCKTRQNADLEAPLLESLEDHRPDSTEKETASTSESDGTRSNPSACYHCKRIVRCLELPLSLPRMLTIPDVSKEKWSKPSAVASVTLAPLLLAVLVTCKRKDAGSEESLSIYISGGLVGLVLGIVCLVKTEKDRPPTRFLFPWLAGGFLMSVTWTYIIAQELVSLLVSLGTVMEISSSILGLTVLAWGNSVGDLIASSAVALHDRQGGTQVAMSGCYGGPIFNTLVGLGLSFVFSSWSAYPSLVVIPKDLTLYQTMGFLIGGLLWALVILPRRGMRLDRVLGSGLLSIYFCSLSLRMVQSLGLV, encoded by the coding sequence ATGGCAATCTCTTTCCCTGTTCTTTCAACTAAAAAGGTAATCCTGATCTTCCTCAACATATCGTTTTTGGCTGTGGGGCTCTTCTATGTTTCTATCCACCTTGATACATCCCATGCAATTCTTCAAAGATCCACAAAACTTCATCTCAGAGATTCCAGTAAAGGTTGTCATGACATCTGCAAAGCCAAGTCGGTGCTCTTGAATTCTGAAGCCCGATTCTCTCAAGGCTACATAAACTATCTCCACATCTTCTACTGTGTTTATGGCAAGTATCCATTCTTGGGTTACGCTCTTCTGATTCTATGGCTTCTGGTTCTCTTTTATCTTCTTGCGGATACATCTGCAAACTATTTCTGCACAAACTTAGAGGGCCTGTCCACACTCTTGAAGCTCCCTCCCACCATTGCCGGAGCGACCCTTCTTTCTTTAGGAAACGGCGCTCCCGACGCATTCTCTAGCATTGTCTCCTTCATGGGCGCTGGTTCAGGTGTCGTAGGCCTCAACAGCGTCTTAGGTGGTTCCTTCTTTGTGTCTTGTGTGGTTGTCGGAATCATAAGCACCTGTGTCAGCTCCCACGAGTATCCCATCGACAAGTCCAGCTTTGTGAGAGACCTTCtattcttcctctttgtcctctcGGTCCTCCTTGTGATACTAGTCATAGGAAAGATCAATCTATGGGGTGCCATAGCTTTTACTTCACTGTATCTTGTCTATGTGTTGCTGGTAGCTGTAGGACATTTCTGCAGGAAGGAGGAACAGGAACAGGAACAGGATCTCTCATGCAAAACAAGACAGAATGCTGACCTGGAAGCTCCTCTTCTGGAGAGTTTGGAAGACCATCGGCCAGATTCAACAGAGAAGGAAACTGCCTCAACAAGTGAATCAGATGGTACCAGGAGCAATCCATCAGCTTGTTACCACTGCAAGAGAATTGTACGGTGTTTAGAGCTGCCTCTTTCTCTGCCTAGGATGTTGACCATCCCAGATGTCAGCAAGGAGAAATGGTCCAAGCCATCTGCAGTTGCTTCGGTGACACTGGCACCATTGCTCTTGGCAGTTCTGGTGACTTGTAAGAGGAAGGATGCTGGTTCAGAGGAAAGCTTGTCGATATACATTTCTGGTGGACTCGTGGGGCTCGTGCTGGGCATTGTTTGCTTGGTGAAGACCGAGAAGGACAGACCGCCGACAAGGTTTCTCTTCCCATGGCTTGCTGGTGGCTTCCTGATGAGTGTAACCTGGACCTACATCATTGCGCAGGAGTTGGTCTCTCTTCTGGTCTCACTTGGGACTGTCATGGAGATCAGCTCCTCGATTCTGGGGCTCACAGTCCTGGCCTGGGGCAACTCAGTGGGGGATCTGATTGCCAGCTCGGCAGTGGCACTGCATGACAGGCAGGGTGGGACCCAAGTTGCAATGTCTGGCTGCTATGGTGGGCCCATCTTCAACACATTGGTGGGGCTGGGTCTCTCCTTTGTGTTCTCCTCATGGAGTGCATACCCCTCACTTGTGGTCATTCCGAAGGACCTCACCCTGTATCAGACGATGGGGTTTCTGATTGGTGGCCTCCTGTGGGCCCTGGTCATTTTGCCCAGGAGAGGCATGAGGCTCGACAGGGTTTTAGGCTCTGGCCTGCTCTCTATTTATTTCTGCTCCTTGTCTCTAAGAATGGTTCAGTCTCTTGGACTTGTGTAA